A genomic region of Chaetodon auriga isolate fChaAug3 chromosome 11, fChaAug3.hap1, whole genome shotgun sequence contains the following coding sequences:
- the ism1 gene encoding isthmin-1 isoform X1 has product MVRLAAELLLLLGLLLLTLHITVLRSSPLPQGNVTLSLDQHTALTEQNNINAKSSSSAQLAPEDRRSGPEHRLTHRPATLPWAQGSNVHRDGPGAFLLDLHNFPDLSKADINGQNPNIQVTIEVVDGLEGPEPEKGLRKESKPNWASPNWRNWWPHSSSPSSSSTTHQTEEHDRSYGSNAEDSNFLRPPTDWGRRGGIGAGSKAQTEYDYMDGEGDWSNWTACSVTCGNGNQKRTRSCGYACTATESRTCDMPNCPGIEDAFKTAATEVSLLAGTDEFNATELFGVDTDSCERWMNCKSDFLKKYMTKVANDLPSCPCSYPTEVAYSTADVHDAPTRRDFRWKDASGPKEKLEIYKPTARYCIRSMLTLESTTLAAQHCCYDDNMKLITRGKGAGTPNLISTEFSADLHYKVDILPWIICKGDWSRYNQARPPNNGQKCPDNPQDEDYYKQFEEAREF; this is encoded by the exons ATGGTGCGTCTGGCGGCGGAACTGTTGCTGCTCCTGGGACTTCTTCTCCTCACCTTGCACATCACGGTGCTGCGGAGCAGTCCGCTGCCCCAGGGAAATGTAACTCTGAGCCTGGATCAGCACACAGCACTTACAGAG caGAACAATATAAATGCAAAAAGCAGCTCCTCTGCCCAGCTGGCTCCTGAAGACCGGAGGTCTGGTCCAGAACACCGGTTGACCCACCGGCCTGCCACCCTCCCCTGGGCACAAGGCAGCAACGTACACAGAGACGGCCCCGGAGCTTTCCTCCTAGATCTGCATAATTTCCCCGACCTCTCCAAAGCTGATATCAATGGACAGAATCCCAACATACAG GTGACCATTGAAGTGGTGGATGGACTGGAGGGCCCCGAGCCAGAAAAAGGCCTCCGCAAGGAAAGCAAACCCAACTGGGCTTCTCCTAACTGGAGAAACTGGTGGCCTCACTCCTcgtcaccctcctcctcttccaccactCATCAGACAGAGGAGCACGACCGCTCCTATGGGAGCAACGCCGAGGATAGCAACTTCCTCAGGCCGCCGACAGACTggggcaggagaggaggcatCGGGGCAGGAAGCAAAGCTCAAACCGAATATG ACTATATGGATGGAGAGGGGGACTGGAGTAACTGGACGGCGTGCAGTGTCACCTGTGGAAATGGTAACCAGAAGAGAACCAGGTCATGTGGTTATGCTTGCACAGCCACCGAGTCCAGAACTTGTGATATGCCCAACTGCCCAG GTATTGAAGATGCCTTCAAGACAGCAGCTACTGAAGTGAGCCTGTTAGCTGGAACAGATGAGTTCAACGCCACAGAGCTCTTTGGTGTTG acacagacagctgcGAGCGGTGGATGAACTGCAAGAGCGACTTCTTGAAGAAGTACATGACCAAGGTGGCAAACGACCTCCCCAGCTGCCCTTGCTCTTACCCAACTGAGGTGGCGTACAGCACAGCAGACGTACACGACGCTCCAACGCGCCGTGATTTCCGTTGGAAAGACGCCAGCGGACCAAAAGAGAAGCTGGAGATCTACAAGCCCACGGCCCGCTACTGCATCCGCTCCATGCTGACGCTGGAGTCCACCACGCTGGCGGCACAGCACTGCTGCTACGACGACAACATGAAGCTCATCACTCGCGGCAAGGGGGCCGGCACGCCCAACCTCATCAGCACAGAGTTCTCAGCCGACCTGCACTATAAGGTGGACATCCTGCCCTGGATCATCTGCAAAGGAGACTGGAGCCGCTACAACCAGGCCAGGCCGCCAAACAACGGGCAGAAGTGTCCTGACAACCCTCAGGACGAGGACTACTACAAACAGTTTGAAGAGGCGAGGGAATTCTAA
- the ism1 gene encoding isthmin-1 isoform X2 — MVRLAAELLLLLGLLLLTLHITVLRSSPLPQGNVTLSLDQHTALTENNINAKSSSSAQLAPEDRRSGPEHRLTHRPATLPWAQGSNVHRDGPGAFLLDLHNFPDLSKADINGQNPNIQVTIEVVDGLEGPEPEKGLRKESKPNWASPNWRNWWPHSSSPSSSSTTHQTEEHDRSYGSNAEDSNFLRPPTDWGRRGGIGAGSKAQTEYDYMDGEGDWSNWTACSVTCGNGNQKRTRSCGYACTATESRTCDMPNCPGIEDAFKTAATEVSLLAGTDEFNATELFGVDTDSCERWMNCKSDFLKKYMTKVANDLPSCPCSYPTEVAYSTADVHDAPTRRDFRWKDASGPKEKLEIYKPTARYCIRSMLTLESTTLAAQHCCYDDNMKLITRGKGAGTPNLISTEFSADLHYKVDILPWIICKGDWSRYNQARPPNNGQKCPDNPQDEDYYKQFEEAREF, encoded by the exons ATGGTGCGTCTGGCGGCGGAACTGTTGCTGCTCCTGGGACTTCTTCTCCTCACCTTGCACATCACGGTGCTGCGGAGCAGTCCGCTGCCCCAGGGAAATGTAACTCTGAGCCTGGATCAGCACACAGCACTTACAGAG AACAATATAAATGCAAAAAGCAGCTCCTCTGCCCAGCTGGCTCCTGAAGACCGGAGGTCTGGTCCAGAACACCGGTTGACCCACCGGCCTGCCACCCTCCCCTGGGCACAAGGCAGCAACGTACACAGAGACGGCCCCGGAGCTTTCCTCCTAGATCTGCATAATTTCCCCGACCTCTCCAAAGCTGATATCAATGGACAGAATCCCAACATACAG GTGACCATTGAAGTGGTGGATGGACTGGAGGGCCCCGAGCCAGAAAAAGGCCTCCGCAAGGAAAGCAAACCCAACTGGGCTTCTCCTAACTGGAGAAACTGGTGGCCTCACTCCTcgtcaccctcctcctcttccaccactCATCAGACAGAGGAGCACGACCGCTCCTATGGGAGCAACGCCGAGGATAGCAACTTCCTCAGGCCGCCGACAGACTggggcaggagaggaggcatCGGGGCAGGAAGCAAAGCTCAAACCGAATATG ACTATATGGATGGAGAGGGGGACTGGAGTAACTGGACGGCGTGCAGTGTCACCTGTGGAAATGGTAACCAGAAGAGAACCAGGTCATGTGGTTATGCTTGCACAGCCACCGAGTCCAGAACTTGTGATATGCCCAACTGCCCAG GTATTGAAGATGCCTTCAAGACAGCAGCTACTGAAGTGAGCCTGTTAGCTGGAACAGATGAGTTCAACGCCACAGAGCTCTTTGGTGTTG acacagacagctgcGAGCGGTGGATGAACTGCAAGAGCGACTTCTTGAAGAAGTACATGACCAAGGTGGCAAACGACCTCCCCAGCTGCCCTTGCTCTTACCCAACTGAGGTGGCGTACAGCACAGCAGACGTACACGACGCTCCAACGCGCCGTGATTTCCGTTGGAAAGACGCCAGCGGACCAAAAGAGAAGCTGGAGATCTACAAGCCCACGGCCCGCTACTGCATCCGCTCCATGCTGACGCTGGAGTCCACCACGCTGGCGGCACAGCACTGCTGCTACGACGACAACATGAAGCTCATCACTCGCGGCAAGGGGGCCGGCACGCCCAACCTCATCAGCACAGAGTTCTCAGCCGACCTGCACTATAAGGTGGACATCCTGCCCTGGATCATCTGCAAAGGAGACTGGAGCCGCTACAACCAGGCCAGGCCGCCAAACAACGGGCAGAAGTGTCCTGACAACCCTCAGGACGAGGACTACTACAAACAGTTTGAAGAGGCGAGGGAATTCTAA